A genomic window from Quercus lobata isolate SW786 chromosome 10, ValleyOak3.0 Primary Assembly, whole genome shotgun sequence includes:
- the LOC115963223 gene encoding respiratory burst oxidase homolog protein A-like produces the protein METHVKSQPNQELSISARSLSSSSSSSSSPTSSSSCYNVTIVPLSFSPVQTKPQGTRPPYDHGTNHDDDQLLENGEVYSMAAGSAIDNIEELRFIGIMGNGGMEWKNVEERFNQLAFTQNSGPEPLMKWSDFGICIGMQQSPEFANELLRALRGTRDWKFHITKCELHCFWCRMMDPSFDSRIRIFFDMCDRDMDGRITKMEIKQTILLSASTKKLSLTHEEAECYATLIMEVLDTENLGYIELSQFKTLFKVYLSRGSIQNNQLSITHSPYHNDPFQEPLSKAEVLFRSYWRRAWIVLLWLTVCFALFAWKFIQYRHRTAFEIMGYCLSTAKGAAETLKFNMALILLPVCRNTVTWLRKHRWINSIVPFNDNIDCHKMIAGAIVIGVILHGGTHLACDFPRISESDHTLFRQTIAAGFGYHQPSYIEILCTTEVATGIAMVILMTIAFSLATKWPRRQSPSLPRSVRRVTGYNTFWYSHHLFVLVYALLIIHSLFLFLTDKLNEKTTWMYIAIPVLLYIGERIFRAIRSGLYEVEILKASIYPGKVVSLKLQKPEGFKYHSGMYIFIQCPHISPFEWHPFSLTSGPEDDYLSVHIRTLGDWSYNIYNLFQEAKLSGPKECPRIYIDGPYGAASQDHVKYDIVVLIGLGIGATPFMSILKDVANSNPKAHFDHTGCGDCSIKKGPLKSYLYWITREQSSFDWFRDVMKEISNSNQQQSVIEMHNFLTNVHQEGDVRSALISAIQALYHAKNGIDFISGTPGHTHFARPNWFNIFSKLARQHRGTKIGVFYCGPSALAKELERLCIKFSTKTSTRFVFHKENY, from the exons ATGGAGACGCATGTGAAGTCCCAACCCAACCAAGAGCTCTCTATCTCAGCTCGTTCACTAtcatcctcatcttcttcttcatcatcaccaacatcttcttcttcttgttatAATGTTACTATTgttcctctttctttctctcctgTTCAGACAAAGCCTCAAGGAACCAGACCACCATATGATCATGGGACTAATCATGATGATGATCAGTTGCTTGAAAATGGAGAGGTGTACTCTATGGCTGCTGGGTCAGCCATTGATAATATTGAAGAGCTGAGATTCATTGGCATCATGGGCAACGGTGGGATGGAGTGGAAGAACGTGGAGGAAAGATTCAATCAGCTCGCCTTCACTCAGAATAGTGGCCCTGAACCGCTCATGAAATGGTCAGATTTCGGTATTTGTATAG GGATGCAACAATCCCCCGAATTTGCTAATGAGCTATTAAGGGCACTAAGAGGAACAAGGGACTGGAAATTTCATATCACAAAATGTGAGCTTCACTGTTTCTGGTGTCGCATGATGGACCCCTCCTTCGATTCAAGAATACGAATTTTCTTTGACAT GTGTGATAGAGACATGGATGGAAGAATTACTAAGATGGAGATTAAGCAG ACTATTTTGTTAAGTGCTTCCACCAAGAAGCTGTCTTTGACTCACGAGGAAGCAGAATGCTATGCCACTTTGATCATGGAAGTGCTTGACACTGAAAACCTCGGCTACATTGAG CTATCTCAATTCAAGACTCTCTTTAAAGTATACTTATCAAGGGGCTCAATTCAAAACAATCAATTATCAATCACACATTCTCCTTATCACAATGACCCCTTTCAAGAACCATTGTCAAAGGCCGAAGTACTATTTCGATCCTATTGGCGACGTGCATGGATTGTTTTGCTTTGGTTAACCGTGTGCTTTGCTCTCTTTGCTTGGAAATTCATTCAATACCGTCATAGAACAGCTTTTGAAATCATGGGCTATTGCCTCTCCACTGCCAAGGGTGCTGCGGAAACTTTAAAATTCAACATGGCTTTGATTCTCCTACCTGTTTGCCGTAACACAGTTACATGGCTTCGCAAACATCGGTGGATCAACTCCATTGTTCCATTTAACGACAATATCGACTGCCACAAG ATGATTGCAGGAGCGATAGTAATAGGTGTGATCCTACATGGGGGTACACACCTTGCTTGTGATTTCCCAAGAATCAGTGAATCAGACCATACACTGTTCCGGCAAACAATAGCTGCTGGATTTGGGTACCATCAACCATCATACATTGAGATATTGTGCACTACAGAGGTGGCAACAGGAATTGCAATGGTCATATTAATGACGATCGCATTTTCACTAGCAACAAAGTGGCCAAGACGCCAATCACCTTCACTACCAAGGTCTGTCCGAAGGGTCACTGGATATAACACCTTTTGGTACTCGCACCACTTGTTCGTTCTTGTCTATGCATTGCTCATTATTCACTCCTTGTTCCTCTTCCTAACCGataaactaaatgaaaaaacg ACGTGGATGTACATAGCCATTCCCGTTTTATTATATATTGGTGAGCGAATCTTTCGAGCCATAAGATCAGGGTTGTATGAAGTGGAAATTTTGAAG GCAAGTATTTATCCAGGAAAAGTTGTGTCCCTCAAATTGCAAAAACCAGAAGGTTTTAAGTACCATAGTGGCATGTACATATTCATTCAATGCCCTCACATTTCACCTTTTGAATG gCATCCATTCTCTTTAACTTCAGGACCAGAAGATGACTACCTAAGTGTGCATATTAGAACTCTTGGAGATTGGAGTTATAATATATACAATCTCTTCCAAGAG GCTAAATTATCTGGGCCAAAGGAGTGCCCAAGAATATACATAGATGGACCCTATGGTGCTGCTTCTCAAGACCATGTCAAATATGATATTGTCGTGCTAATTGGCCTTGGCATAGGAGCCACACCTTTTATGAGCATCCTCAAAGATGTTGCTAACAGTAATCCAAAGGCACATTTTGATCAT ACTGGTTGCGGAGACTGTAGCATAAAAAAAGGTCCATTAAAATCCTATCTTTATTGGATTACAAGAGAACAAAGCTCCTTTGACTGGTTTAGAGATGTCATGAAGGAGATATCAAATTCTAACCAACAGCAG TCCGTTATAGAGATGCATAACTTCCTAACAAATGTGCATCAAGAAGGAGATGTGCGATCAGCATTAATAAGCGCAATTCAAGCCTTGTATCATGCTAAGAATGGAATTGACTTTATCTCCGGGACTCCG GGACACACACATTTTGCCCGGCCAAACTGGtttaacattttctcaaaattggcTCGTCAACACAGAGGAACAAAGATTG GGGTTTTCTACTGTGGGCCATCAGCTTTAGCAAAAGAGTTGGAAAGGTTATGCATCAAATTCTCCACCAAAACCTCTACTAGATTTGTATTTCACAAGGAGAACTATTAA